One Fusarium musae strain F31 chromosome 6, whole genome shotgun sequence DNA segment encodes these proteins:
- a CDS encoding hypothetical protein (EggNog:ENOG41): protein MHQRELLRSHRGIKNEKKLDNTNEHSTKRSLAHFKSRNINNTPVMIEWITVPSSLSAEIKEASQNQIHDLALLLHSEKKPQEFRTLECIAMVDMPVAEEEDAQYGLVFKLEEGQQVHTLLELLSRDGSTPKSLTERLKLVKLLSKTLLFLHLGSWLHKGIRSDNVLFLSSDISSVDLGAAYIGGFDYSRLFRETRLTQNVGDNRYQNLYRHPDHQGLPVQENGESADRPPFSYKADLYSLGVILVEIGLWSPIIKLLDARGIQDEDKSPRKTTLDMIPEVRMSMGDAFADAASACLRSDFATGEAEQPESVQETFYLSVVRLLERCFI from the coding sequence ATGCACCAACGAGAATTACTACGAAGCCACCGAGGAATCAAAAACGAGAAGAAACTAGACAACACAAATGAACACTCCACCAAGCGCAGTCTTGCCCATTTCAAGTCtcgcaacatcaacaacacaccTGTGATGATCGAGTGGATCACCGTACCAAGCAGCTTATCTGCTGAAATCAAGGAGGCTTCCCAAAACCAGATACACGACCTCGCTTTACTACTACACTCAGAAAAGAAGCCCCAGGAGTTCAGGACTCTAGAGTGCATAGCCATGGTCGATATGCCCGtcgcagaagaagaggacgcGCAATACGGTTTGGTcttcaagcttgaggaggggCAGCAGGTTCATACGCTTCTGGAGCTGCTGAGCAGGGACGGCTCTACGCCCAAGTCTCTCACTGAACGGTTGAAACTTGTCAAGCTGCTTTCCAAAACCCTGCTGTTTCTTCATTTAGGGTCGTGGCTGCATAAAGGTATACGGAGCGACAATGTCCTGTTTCTAAGTAGCGACATATCGAGTGTCGATCTTGGCGCTGCATACATTGGTGGCTTCGACTACAGTAGGTTGTTCCGCGAGACGAGACTGACTCAAAATGTTGGGGACAATAGATATCAAAATCTGTACCGGCACCCTGACCATCAAGGCCTTCCAGTGCAGGAGAATGGCGAGTCAGCTGACAGACCGCCTTTCTCATACAAGGCCGACCTGTACAGCCTTGGTGTTATACTCGTCGAGATTGGTTTATGGTCGCCGATTATCAAGCTTCTAGATGCTCGGGGGATTCAAGACGAAGACAAAAGTCCGCGGAAGACAACACTTGATATGATTCCTGAAGTCAGGATGAGTATGGGTGATGCTTTTGCCGACGCAGCCTCGGCGTGCTTGAGGAGTGACTTTGCAACAGGCGAGGCTGAACAGCCAGAGAGTGTTCAAGAAACCTTTTATTTGTCTGTGGTCAGACTGCTAGAGCGTTGCTTTATATAG